A stretch of DNA from Parcubacteria group bacterium:
ATAACTATTAAAAAATAAAACAATGAAGAAAACATTAGTTGCTGCTTTTATGTTGATGTTCGGCTTAGCCATTCAAGTTCAAGCAGTAAGCACCAATTCAAATCAAGGGGCTAAATCCGGACAAGCTAATACAACTACCCAGGGCACTCAGGCTGGAAAGGCCGTCCAAACAAGCGAGCAAAACAAAGTTATGAATCAGGGAGAAAGTAACCAGATTCAGACTCAAGAGCAAAATGCAGTTCAAGCTCAAGATGAGGTTAAAAATAAATCAAAAAAAGAAAGCAAAGGGCAATTTAATGCCGAATTGCATAGAAGCGCAGTAGCTACTTTTGTTCAAAGCCTATTGGCTGTAGCTGATCGAGATGGCGGCATTGGGCAAGAAATAAGATCTATTGCTCAGCAACAAAATGACATTAAGAATAGGACATCTGATTTGATAAATGCTGTTGAGAATAGAAATAAAGTAAAAGCATTCTTTATAGGCACAAGCTATAAAAATCTTGGAGAGTTGCAAAGCCAGATGGTTAATTCGCAAAATCAAATTGAACAGTTAAAGAGATTGGCGGAAAAAGCGGAAAATGAAGGAGACAAAATCGAATTGCAAAATCAGATTCAGACATTGGAACAAGAACAGACAAATATCAGCAACTTTATTGCTCAGAATGAGAACAAATTCAGTTTGTTTGGCTGGGCAGTAAAACTTTTTAGAAAATAGCGCACTTCTTTAATGAGCTTAAAACCGTCAGAAATGGCGGTTTTTGCTAGGTGTTCCATTCTCCGCAGTTATGGTTGTTTTCGTGCTATAATAAAAGCAATTAAATCAAATAGAATATGAGAAAATATCTATCAATATCCTTCTTATTTTTATTTATAATTGCGGCATCATTTTTCGGAGGAGCTTTTGTTGCCAAGAGGAGCGCGCCGGAAGCGGCTGAAAAAAATTCAACCGATGTCATTTTGGAAGAAAATCAAAAAAACATTCCGGAAAACAACGACAGTATCGAAATTGTTGAAAAAAATACGGAAGAAAATACAGCCAGCGAAGTTGATTTTTCTTTCGCGATTTTGGGAGACACCCAATACTTTAAGCCGGGAGCAAATGGCGGATTTCAGAAGGCGGTTTCCAGTATAAAAAAAATTAATCCCAATTTGGTTTTTTCAGTGGGAGATTTAACTTCTTGTGATGGCGGAAGTGAATGCGATACGAAATACAATAATTGGAAAAATGTTTTGGGAAATTTTAGTTCCAAAACATATGTTATACAGGGGAATCACGATCGGGTTGGAAAAGAAAAAGCGGATTCTTCTTGGCAGAAAATTTTTACTCTTCCGACTAATGGCCCGGCTGGTTTTTCGGAATTAGTTTATTCTTTTGACTATGAAAATTCTCATTTTATCGTCTTGGA
This window harbors:
- a CDS encoding metallophosphoesterase, yielding MRKYLSISFLFLFIIAASFFGGAFVAKRSAPEAAEKNSTDVILEENQKNIPENNDSIEIVEKNTEENTASEVDFSFAILGDTQYFKPGANGGFQKAVSSIKKINPNLVFSVGDLTSCDGGSECDTKYNNWKNVLGNFSSKTYVIQGNHDRVGKEKADSSWQKIFTLPTNGPAGFSELVYSFDYENSHFIVLDSDKPKENDINSTQLDWLEGDLNKNTKENIFVFFHEPAYPTNSKIGESLDVNAKDRDRLWNIMTSHKVTAVFSGHEHIQSRRKVNGLYQFVFGNTDSFDHLAPKSGTAEYSYIGQAFGMVEINGKEITVKTYSVQGKLLDSFALAK